The Pseudomonas multiresinivorans DNA window CTGCCGCCACTGCACCGCGACATGCGCGTCACCGACTGGGCCGCCGCCATGCAGGCCGCCTACGACGACATGAACCGCCAGCTCGACCGCGATCCGCAGGCGCACACCGCCATCGACCCGTACGCGGCCGAGAATCCTGCCGAGTTCTTCGCCGTCACCAGCGAGTACTTCTTTACCGCTCCGGACCTCCTTCAGGCGGCCTATCCCAAAGTCTATGAACAGCTTTCGCTGTTCTACCGGCAAGATCCGCTCTCGCGCCTGCACCGGCTGCAAGCCGAGCACCCCGAATATCAGGAAACTCGGGCGCACTAGGCGATGTCTGTGGCTTGGACACGGCAATCTGCCTATAATCCGCCGCACTTTTTCGGCCCGACCACTATCTGGAGTCGTCCATGAGCTACAGCAGCATCCCGGCTGGCAAAGACCTGCCGAACGACATTTACGTCGCCATCGAGATCCCGGCCAACCACGCGCCGATCAAGTACGAAATCGACAAGGACACCGACTGCCTGTTCGTCGACCGTTTCATGGCCACCCCGATGTTCTACCCGGCCAACTACGGCTTCATCCCGAACACCCTGGCCGACGACGGTGACCCCCTGGACGTGCTGGTCGTGACCCCGTATCCGGTCGCTCCGGGCTCCGTGATCCGCGCCCGTCCGGTTGGCGTGCTGAACATGAGCGACGAGGCCGGCGGCGACGCCAAGCTGATCGCCGTGCCGCACGACAAGCTGACCGTCCTGTACAAGGACGTGAAGGAATACACCGACCTGCCGGCCCTGCTGCTGGAGCAGATCAAGCACTTCTTCGAGAACTACAAAGATCTCGAGAAGGGCAAGTGGGTGAAGGTCGAAGGCTGGGGCGACGCCGCCCAGGCTCACGACTACATCACCAAGGCCGTCGCCGCCTTCCAGGCCAAGTGATGGTCGCGGGGTAGCCCCCGCCGCGAAGAAGCCCCGCCTCTGCGGGGCTTTTTTGTGACCGGGATTAGGCTTTTCGTCCCGACTTTGCTACCATGCGCGCCCCGCACGCAGCCCCCTGCGTTGCCACAGAATCAAGGCGGCCCGCCCTACCAGAAGTAAGGTTGGACCACCCCCTGAAAGCCGGCCACAAGCCGGCTTTTTTAATGCCTGAGAAAAAGCCTCCCGGCATGCCAGACCGCTCGCCGGCCAATGCGCCGCTGTCACGGGGCAGGCATAAGATCGAGCTATTCCCTCGCCGGTCGCACCGCCATGAAACGCCTCTCACCACTTCACGTTGCCCTGCTCATGGCAACGCCGCTGCTGACGTGCAACCCGGCATGGGCGCAGGCGCAAGACTGGCAACTGGCGAAGAACGAAGACGGCGTGCAGGTTTACCTTCGCGACGTGCCCGGCTCACGCTACAAGAGCTTCCGCGGCGTAACCCTGGTGAAGTCCGACGTCGCCACCCTCGGCCACCTGCAGGAGAACCTGCGCGTCTCCTGCGCCTGGCTCTACGCCTGCGCGCAGATGCGCCTGCTCAAGTACAGCGACGAGGCGATCTGGGTCTACCTCGACACCAAGCTCCCGTGGCCCGCCGCCCCACGTGACCTGGTGCTGAAGGTGAGCACCGAGGAAACCCCGGACGGCGGCATGATCCGCCACCTGCAGGCCGCGCCGGACTATCTCCCACCGGTGAAGGACCGCATTCGCGTACCCAATGTCTCCGGCACCTGGCAGATGGTCCCCAAAGGCCCGAAGCTCACCGAAGTCACCTACGAAATGCGCGGCGAACCCGGCGGCAGCGTGCCGTCCTGGCTGGCGAACCAGTTCGTGGTCGATGCTCCTTTCGAGTCGCTGCGCATGCTCAAGGTGGTGGCGGAGCACCAGGGCGTCCGCGACGGCGGCTACTAGAAACCGGTCCGAAAGCGCCGCCGGCAACGCTTGTGCAGCCGCCGGCGGCCTGACCGAAGATTTGCCCGCAAAGCCCGTCTCTGCTAGTGTCGCGAGGTTTCCGAATACCCCCGCCGAGATGTCCGCATGGCCCGCAAGAAAGCTTCCCTCGACTTCGAACAGTCCCTCGCCGAGCTGCAAACGCTGGTGGAGCGCCTGGAAAGCGGCGAGTTGTCGCTGGAGGACTCGCTGGGCGCCTTCGAGCAGGGCATCCGCCTGACCCGCGATTGCCAGGCGGCGCTGACCCAGGCGGAGCAGAAGGTACAGATTCTGCTGGAACGCGATGGCGAACTGAGCGAAGCGCCCTTCGATCCGGAAGGCGAAGACGCATGATCGCCGGGTACCAGGCGCGCTGTACGGCGCGTGTCGATGCTGCGCTGGAAAAACTCTTCGTCGCACCCCGTGAAGAACTCACCCGCATCTACGCCGCCATGCGCTACAGCGTGGTCAACGGTGGCAAGCGCGTGCGCCCGCTGCTGGCCTACGCGGCCTGCGAAGCACTGGGCGGCGAAGCCGAGCGCGCGGACGGCGCTGCCTGCGCGGTGGAGCTGATCCACGCCTATTCCCTGGTGCACGACGATCTGCCGGCGATGGACGACGACGACCTGCGTCGCGGCCAGCCGACCACCCACATTGCCTATGACGAGGCCTGCGCGATTCTCGCCGGCGACGGTCTACAGGCACTGGCATTCGAGGTGATCGGTAACGCTCAGCTCAATCCGCAGGATGCGCAGACTCGTCTGGACATGCTGATGATCCTCGCCCGCGCCGCCGGTTCTGCCGGGATGGTCGGCGGGCAGGCGATCGACCTGGAGTCCGTGGGCCGCAAGATCGACCAGGCGGCGCTGGAAACCATGCACCGGCACAAGACCGGCGCGCTGATCGAAGCCAGCGTGCAGCTCGGCGCCCTGGCCAGCGGTCGCGCCAATGCCGCGGCACTGGAAGCCCTGCGCCGCTACGCCGAGGCCGTGGGCCTGGCGTTCCAGGTGCAGGACGACATCCTCGACGTGGAAAGCGACACCGCCACCCTCGGCAAGACCCAGGGCAAGGACCAGGCCCACGACAAGCCGACCTACCCCGCGCTGCTCGGCCTCGACGAAGCCAAGGCCTACGCCCTCGCCCTGCGCGACCAGGCGCTGGCGGCGCTGGAAGGCTTTGGCGATAGCGCCGAACCGCTGCGCGCCCTCGCCCGCTATATCGTCGAACGCCGCAACTGATTCCCCGGCACGCACATTGCGTGTGCAAATCCCGTGATTCATCCATTGCGATGACCGCTCGCCGGTGCTTCACTGCATCGCAGGGATTTCGTATACCATATCCGACAACAGCCACCTGACCGGACTGCATCGTGCCGCTACGCAACGCCCCCAACCTGGGTATTGTCCCCTCCGCCTCGGAGACCATCGCCAAGCACCTGCGCGAGGCGATCATTTCCGGCCAGATGGCAGAGCACGAACCGATCCGCCAGGACGATATCGCGCAGATCTTCAACGTCAGCAAGATCCCCGTGCGCGAGGCGCTCAAGCGCCTGGAGGCCGAGGGTCTGGTGGAATTCCAGCGCAACAAGGGCGCACTGGTGACGAAGATTTCCGAACCGGAACTGGCGCAGATGTTCGAGGTGCGCGTCGTCCTCGAAGCCCAGGCGATCCGTCTGGCAGTGCCGAACATGACCGCCGAGACGTTCGCGCGCGCCGAGCGCATCTGTGCCGAGTTCGTCGGCGAGGACGATGTCGGCCGCTGGGCGGAGCTGAACTGGGAACTGCATGCCTGCCTCTATGAACCGGCGCAGCGCCCCTATCTGGTCGGCCTGATCCGCTCGATCCACGACAAGCTCGAACGCTACCTGCGCATGCAGATGAGCCTGTCCTCCGGCAAGGAGCGCGCGGATCACGAGCACCACGACATCCTCGACGCCTGCCGCGCCGGCGATGGTGAGCTGGCCGCGCGCTTGCTGGAAGAACACATCAACGGCGTCTGCCGCACGCTCTACGAACACCTGCCGAACCGGCCGACGCCGAGCTGAGCGAATGTCACCGCTGTGCCGATTTCATCATCGGCCCGGCGGAAAACCCTCAAGCCCCGATTCCCGCCCCGCGCCACCCTAGGGTCTACAACAAGACACCCCAGGGGGCAGCATGAAACGCATCCAGGTTCTCGATTCCCACACCGGCGGCGAACCCACGCGCCTGGTGCTAGACGGCTTTCCCGATCTGGGCAAGGGCAGCATGGCCGAGCGCCGCGCGCTGCTGGCCAGGGAGCACGACAGCTGGCGTGCCGCGACTGTGCTGGAGCCGCGCGGCAGCGATGTGCTGGTCGGCGCGCTGCTCTGCGAGCCGGTGGACCCGAGCGCCTGCGCCGGGGTGATCTTCTTCAACAACACCGGTTACCTGGGCATGTGCGGCCACGGCACCATCGGCCTGGTCGTCTCGCTGGCGCACCTGGGGCGCATCGGCCCCGGCACGCACAAGATCGAGACGCCGGTGGGCACCGTCGAAGCAACCCTGCACGATGACCGCTCGGTGAGCGTGCGCAACGTCCCCTCCTATCGCTACCGCAAGCAGGTGCCGGTGCAAGTGCCCGGCCACGGGCTGGTACACGGCGATATCGCCTGGGGCGGCAACTGGTTCTTCCTGATCGCCGATCACGGCCTGCGCGTGGCCGGCGACAACCTGGACGAGCTGACCGCCTACACCGTCGCCGTGCAGAAGGCACTGGAAGACCAGGGCATCCGCGGCGAAGACGGCGGCCTGATCGATCACATCGAGCTGTTCGCCGACGACCCCGAAGCGGACAGCCGCAACTACGTGCTCTGCCCCGGCAAGGCCTACGACCGCTCGCCCTGCGGCACCGGCACCAGCGCCAAGCTGGCGTGCCTGGCCGCTGACGGCAAGCTCGCGGCCGGCCAGCCCTGGCGCCAGGCCAGCGTGATCGGCAGCCAGTTCGAAGGCCGCTTCGAGTGGGTCGGCGAGCCTGCCGAGGGGCGCATCATCCCGACCATCCGCGGTCGCGCCAACATCAGCGCCGAGGCCACCCTGCTGCTGGAAGAGGACGACCCGTTCGCCTGGGGCATCCGTTCGTGAGCGATGCGGACATCATTGTCATCGGCGCCGGCATAATCGGCGCCGCCTGCGCCCACGCCCTCGCCCGCCGCGGCCTGGACGTGCTGGTGCTGGATGCGCGCCTGCCCGGCGCCACCGCCGTCGGCATGGGTCACCTGCTGGTGCTCGACGACAATGCTGCCGAACTCGCGCTGAGCAACTACTCGCTGCAACGCTGGCGCGAGTGGGGCCACGACATGCCCGCCGAATGCGCCTACCGCAGCAACGGCACTATGTGGCTGGCGGCCAATGACGAAGAGATGGCCGAAGCCGAACGCAAGTTCGCCGTGCTGCGCGAGCACGGCGTCGCCGCAAGACTGCTGAACAGCGCGGAGCTGCAGCAGGAGGAACCCGAGCTGCGCAGCGACCTGCACGGCGGGCTGGAGATCACCGCTGACGGCATTCTCTACGCCCCGCGCGCCGCCGCCTGGCTGCTGGAGTCGGCGCTGAAACCGATCCGCCAGCGCCAGGCCAAGGTGGTGGAAATCGACGAACCCCGCGTGCGCCTGGACGACGGCCAGTGGTTGAGCGCCAAGGCCATCGTCCTGGCCAATGGCATCCAGGCCACGCAGCTCTGCGCCGACCTGCCCATCGAACCGAAAAAAGGTCATCTGCTGATCACCGACCGCTACCCCGGCAAGGTGCGCCGCACGTTGGTGGAGCTGGGCTACGTGACCAGCGCGCACAACGCCAGCGGGCCTTCGGTGGCCTGCAACATCCAGCCGCGCCCCACCGGCCAGTTGTTCATCGGCGCCTCGCGACAGTTCGGCACCACCGACCCGCAGGTGGAAGGCTGGATGCTGGCGAAGATGCTGCGCCGCGCCGTGGACTACATGCCCGGCCTGGCCAACCTCAACGTGATCCGCAGCTGGGCCGGCTTCCGCGCCGCCAGCCCGGACGGCATGCCGCTGGTGGGCGAACATCCGCAGCGCCCCGGCCTGTGGCTCGCTGTCGGCCACGAAGGCCTGGGCGTAACCACCGCGCCGGGCACCGCCGACCTACTCGCTGCGCAGCTGTGCAATGAGCCTTTGCCGCTGCCGGCCGAACCCTATTCCCCGCGCCGTTTCCTCGGAGCAAACGCCCATGCCTGACCTGACTCTTGACGGCCGCCCGCTACGTGTCGTCGCCGGCACCACGGTGGCCGCCGCGCTCGCCCAGGGCGGCGACGGCAGCACGCGCACCTCGGTCAGCGGCCAACGCCGCGCGCCGCTGTGCGGCATGGGCGTCTGCCAGGAGTGCCGGGTGACCATCGATGGTCAACGCCGCCTGGCCTGCCAGACACTGTGCCGCGAGGGCATGCAGGTGGAGACGCGCCCATGAGCGATGCGGCCGATATCGTCATCATCGGCGCCGGGCCGGCTGGAATGTCCGCTGCCCTCGCCGCCGCGCCCAGCGGCGCCAGCATCGTCATCCTCGACGACAACCCGCTGCCCGGCGGGCAGATCTGGCGCGACGGGCCCAATGCGCACCTGCCGCGCGCCGCTCTGGAGCTGCGCGAAAAGGTCGCCGCCTGCGCCAACATCAGGACTCACAGCGCCACCCGCGTGGTGGCCCTGGCCGGCGAACGTGGCCTGCTGCTGGAAGACTTCGAGCGTGGCTGGCGGCTGGATTACCGCAAGCTGATCCTCTGCACCGGTGCCCGCGAACTGCTGCTGCCCTTCCCCGGCTGGACGCTGCCCGGCGTCACCGGTGCAGGCGGACTGCAGGCACTGGTGAAAGGCGGCGTATCGGTGGATGGCCAGCGCGTGGTGATCGCCGGCAGCGGCCCGCTGCTGCTCGCCAGCGCCGCGACCGCCCGCGCCAACGGAGCGAAGATCCAGCGCATCGCCGAACAGGCATCCTGGGCAGCCGTGGCCAGCTTTGCCCTGAAGCTGCCGCGCTGGCCGAACAAGCTGCTGCAGTCGTTCGGCCTGTACGACCCGGCCTACCGTGCCGACAGCCATATCGTCGCCGCACTGGGGACAGATCACCTGGAAAGCGTGCGAGTCAGCCAGGGTGGCAAGCTGAAGGAAATCGAATGCGACCGGCTGGCCTGCGGCTTCGGCCTGATCCCCAATGTGCAGCTCGGCCAGGCGCTCGGTTGCACGGTGGACGACGGCGCGATCCGCGTCGACGCCTGGCAGGCAAGCAGCCGCGACGGAATCTACGCCGCGGGCGAATGCACCGGCTTCGGCGGCTCGGAGAAAGCCCTGGTGGAAGGCCGCATCGCCGGCCACGCCGCCGTGGGAGAACACGACCGTGCCCGTGGACTCTGGTCGCAGCGCCAGCGCTGGCAGGGCTTCGCCGACGCACTGAAAAAGGACTTTTCCCTCGACCCGCGTCTCAACCAGCTCGCCCAGCCGGACACGCTCGTCTGCCGCTGCGAAGACGTGCCCTATTCGGCTCTGGCCGGCAAGCCGGACTGGACCGCCGCCAAGCTCGCCAGCCGCTGCGGCATGGGGGCCTGCCAGGGCCGCGTGTGCGGCGCAGCAGCCAAGCAACTGTTCGGCTGGCAACCGCCGGCGCCGCGCCCGCCGTTCAGTCCGGCGCGGGTAGACACCTTGCTGCAACTCGCCGACGACTGAGGCCGCAGATGGCGGATAACGCTTGAGGCGTTATCCGCCCTGCGTCGGCCTCACGCATCGCACCCGCAGGGCGGATAAAGCGGCACGCTTTATCCGCCGCCTTTGCCCCGCCGATTGATTCGCCAGAGGCATTGCGCGCCCTTCGAGTTGACAGCGCCTCGCCATCTCGCCACCTTGCAGCGTACCTTCCGCCATGTTCCGACAGCCGACTCGCCTCCCGATGCACGACCTGATTCCCCAGGGCACTCGCGACCTGGACAGCCTGCTGCAGACCCTTGCGCAGATTTCCCCGCTGCTCGATGCCATGCCCGGCGTGGTGTTCTTCATCAAGGACACCGCCGCGCGCTATGTGCTGGTCAACCAGACGCTGGCGCGGCGCTGCGGTGTGAAGGATGCCCGCGAGCTGCTCGGACGCACCGCCGAGGATGTCTTCCCGTCGCGCTTCGGCCCGATCTACACCGAGCAGGATCGCCGCGTGCTGGAAACCGGCGGCCAGCTCAGCGACCAGTTGGAGCTGCACCTCTACCCCGGCCGGCTGCCGGGCTGGTGCCTGACCCACAAGCTGGCACTGCACGATGCGGGCGGTGTGGTGATCGGCATGGCGGGGATTTCCAGCGACCTGCAGGCGGCACAGTCCACGCACCCCGCGTACCAGCGCCTGGCGGCAGTGGACGCCTATATCCGTGAGCACTTCGACAAACCGATCAATCTCGCCGAGCTGACCGAGCTGGCCGGGCTTTCCGTCGCCCAACTGGAGCGCCACTGCAAGCGCATCTTCCAGCTCACCCCGCGGCAGATGATCCACAAGGCACGCCTGGGCGCGGCGACGCGCCTGCTCGCCGAGGACCTGCCGATCACCGAGATCGCCCTGCGCTGCGGCTACACCGACCACAGCGCTTTCAGCCGGCAGTTCCGCGCGCTGACCGGGCTGTCGCCGACGCAGTATCGCGAGTCGCAAACCTCGCCTAACTGAACACTTCCCTCCGCGTAGGGCGCATAACGCCTACGGCGTTGTCCGCCGCCAGCCAAGGCACGAATGCGCAAACGGCGGATAAAGCGTGCCGCTTTATTTGCCCTACGGGACTGAACGTCCTGAAAGTTTGTGCGTGGGCGGTTCGCGAGCAAGCTCGCTCCTACGAATAGCAAGCGCTGGCCTGCCTGTAGGAGCGAGGGGGACGCCCAGTTCTTGCTCGCGAACGCTCTTCAGCCCCAACCAGCGTGCGCCCCGTGAGTGCTCCCATAAGGGGCAGCGGAACACGCTCCTGCTTCATTTGGTAACAGCGCCGGGAACTCTCCTACAACCCAGGCGGAAGACTCCCAACACTTGATCCCACCAATACCGGGCCTCGCGACCGATCGGTCATGCCGGCGTCATTTCTGGCACATGCCTTGCTCTAAGAAATATCGTATACGAAATCCATAATACAAAAATCGCTGCACAACACTGACTCAGAGAGGCCCCCATGAAATTCACCCGAATTGCTCTAGCCCTCACCGCTGTGTTCCTCGCCGGCCAGGCCCAGGCCGACAAGCTCGACGACATCATCGAATCCGGCAAGCTGCGCTGCGCCGTGACCCTGGACTTCCCGCCGATGGGTTCGCGCGATGCGCAGAACAACCCGGTCGGCTTCGACGTGGACTACTGCAACGACCTGGCGAAAGTGCTGGGTGTTACCGCCGAAGTGGTCGAGACGCCCTTCCCGGATCGTATTCCCGCGCTGGTGTCCGGCCGCGCCGACGTGATCGTCGCTTCCACTTCCGACACCCTGGAGCGCGCCAAGACGGTCGCCATGACCATCCCCTACTTCGCCTTCCAGATGGTGGTGCTGACCCGCGAGGACACCGGCATCACCAAGTACGAGGACATCAAGGACCGCCCGGTGGGCAACACCAGCGGCACCTATGAAGCCATCGCGCTGGAGAAGGACGTGAAGAAATGGGGCGGCAAGGGCTCCTTCCGCGCCTACCAGAGCCAGAACGACACCATCCTCGCCGTCGCCCAGGGCCACATCGACGCCACCGTGGTGACCAACACCGTCGCCGCCTCCACCCTGAAATCCGGCAAGTACAAGGGCCTGAAGGTCGTCGGCAACGCGCCCTACGTGATCGACTACGTATCGCTGGCCGCCGCGCGCAACGAGTACGGCCTGATCCACTACCTCAACCTCTTCGTCAACCAGCAGGTCCGCACCGGCCGTTACGCCGAGCTGTACGAGAAGTGGGTCGGCGGCACCCCGGTCGACCTCACCGTTCCCCACGTGTACTACTGACGGCGGGCGCAACATGTCTTCGATGCAGGCTTCACGGGTGCGGGATTCACGCCTTACAGGGCGGGTCCTGATGGGGGGTAGCGCCGAAGGGGCGCTACTCCATGCCGACACCGGGCTGAGCTTCTGGGGTGGCGTCGAGCCCTTCAGCGGCGAGGTCATCGACCGCCACCATCCGCTCTCCGGCAGCTTCCTGCCTGGCCGGGTGCTGGCGATTCCCAGCGGACGCGGCTCCTGTACCGGCAGCAGCGTGATGCTGGAAATACTGCTCAACGGCCACGCGCCGGCAGCGCTGCTGCTGGCCGAGCCGGACGAAATCCTCACCCTCGGCGTGCTGGTGGCGCAGGCGTTGTTCGGCCGCTCCATCCCGGTGCTGTGCCTGGGGCGCGAGGGTTTCGAGCAGTTGTCCACGGGCGGCTGGGCCCGTGTCGAAGACGGACAGGTAACACTCACCGCCGAGCGCCCTGCCGATGGCTGGCAGGGCGTGATGGCCAGCGACGCCGGCCCATTGCCGGAAGGCCTGGCGCTCAGCGCCGGCGACCATGAACTGCTCGACGGCCAGCACGGCAAGGCCGCCCAGGCCGCCATGCAGATCGTCCTGCGCATGGCTGCACTGCAAGGCGCGAAGGACCTGTTGGACATTGCTCAGGCGCACATCGACGGCTGCATTTATACCGGCCCCGCCAGCCTGCGCTTCGCCCGCCAGCTGGCGGACTGGGGCGGCAAGGTGCGGGTGCCGACCACCCTCAATTCTATCTCCGTGGACCATCGCCGCTGGCGCGAGCTGGGCGTCGACAAGGCCTTCGGCGAGCCCGCCGCGGCGCTGGGCGATGCCTACATGGAGATGGGCGCACAGATGAGCTACACCTGCGCGCCCTACCTGCTGGACAGCAAGCCAAGCCTCGGCGAACAGGTGGTCTGGGCCGAGTCCAACGCCGTGGTGTACGCCAACAGCGTGCTCGGCGCGCGCACCCTGAAATACCCGGATTACCTAGATATCTGCATCGCCCTCACCGGCCGCGCACCGAACGTCGGCAGCCACCGCGACGAAGGCCG harbors:
- a CDS encoding exodeoxyribonuclease VII small subunit: MARKKASLDFEQSLAELQTLVERLESGELSLEDSLGAFEQGIRLTRDCQAALTQAEQKVQILLERDGELSEAPFDPEGEDA
- a CDS encoding NAD(P)/FAD-dependent oxidoreductase, with the protein product MSDAADIVIIGAGPAGMSAALAAAPSGASIVILDDNPLPGGQIWRDGPNAHLPRAALELREKVAACANIRTHSATRVVALAGERGLLLEDFERGWRLDYRKLILCTGARELLLPFPGWTLPGVTGAGGLQALVKGGVSVDGQRVVIAGSGPLLLASAATARANGAKIQRIAEQASWAAVASFALKLPRWPNKLLQSFGLYDPAYRADSHIVAALGTDHLESVRVSQGGKLKEIECDRLACGFGLIPNVQLGQALGCTVDDGAIRVDAWQASSRDGIYAAGECTGFGGSEKALVEGRIAGHAAVGEHDRARGLWSQRQRWQGFADALKKDFSLDPRLNQLAQPDTLVCRCEDVPYSALAGKPDWTAAKLASRCGMGACQGRVCGAAAKQLFGWQPPAPRPPFSPARVDTLLQLADD
- the ispA gene encoding (2E,6E)-farnesyl diphosphate synthase is translated as MIAGYQARCTARVDAALEKLFVAPREELTRIYAAMRYSVVNGGKRVRPLLAYAACEALGGEAERADGAACAVELIHAYSLVHDDLPAMDDDDLRRGQPTTHIAYDEACAILAGDGLQALAFEVIGNAQLNPQDAQTRLDMLMILARAAGSAGMVGGQAIDLESVGRKIDQAALETMHRHKTGALIEASVQLGALASGRANAAALEALRRYAEAVGLAFQVQDDILDVESDTATLGKTQGKDQAHDKPTYPALLGLDEAKAYALALRDQALAALEGFGDSAEPLRALARYIVERRN
- a CDS encoding START domain-containing protein; this encodes MATPLLTCNPAWAQAQDWQLAKNEDGVQVYLRDVPGSRYKSFRGVTLVKSDVATLGHLQENLRVSCAWLYACAQMRLLKYSDEAIWVYLDTKLPWPAAPRDLVLKVSTEETPDGGMIRHLQAAPDYLPPVKDRIRVPNVSGTWQMVPKGPKLTEVTYEMRGEPGGSVPSWLANQFVVDAPFESLRMLKVVAEHQGVRDGGY
- a CDS encoding aconitase X: MGGSAEGALLHADTGLSFWGGVEPFSGEVIDRHHPLSGSFLPGRVLAIPSGRGSCTGSSVMLEILLNGHAPAALLLAEPDEILTLGVLVAQALFGRSIPVLCLGREGFEQLSTGGWARVEDGQVTLTAERPADGWQGVMASDAGPLPEGLALSAGDHELLDGQHGKAAQAAMQIVLRMAALQGAKDLLDIAQAHIDGCIYTGPASLRFARQLADWGGKVRVPTTLNSISVDHRRWRELGVDKAFGEPAAALGDAYMEMGAQMSYTCAPYLLDSKPSLGEQVVWAESNAVVYANSVLGARTLKYPDYLDICIALTGRAPNVGSHRDEGRLATLRIDVELPADHDESIFPLLGYHIGELCGTRIPVVDGLQPLAPDSDALKAFGAAFATTSAAPMFHIVGVTPEAPDVATALGGKAPLQHLRVTPADLIASWRELDHAAEPTVQLVSLGNPHFSASECTELARLVAGRRKHPGVALVVALGRAVQEKARAAGDVKVLEDFGAQLLNDTCWCMIGEPVIPPSCTTLITNSAKYAHYGPGLAGRQVHFGSLAACVEAACSGRGDGGVPRWLSEGVR
- a CDS encoding AraC family transcriptional regulator, which encodes MFRQPTRLPMHDLIPQGTRDLDSLLQTLAQISPLLDAMPGVVFFIKDTAARYVLVNQTLARRCGVKDARELLGRTAEDVFPSRFGPIYTEQDRRVLETGGQLSDQLELHLYPGRLPGWCLTHKLALHDAGGVVIGMAGISSDLQAAQSTHPAYQRLAAVDAYIREHFDKPINLAELTELAGLSVAQLERHCKRIFQLTPRQMIHKARLGAATRLLAEDLPITEIALRCGYTDHSAFSRQFRALTGLSPTQYRESQTSPN
- a CDS encoding 4-hydroxyproline epimerase, with protein sequence MKRIQVLDSHTGGEPTRLVLDGFPDLGKGSMAERRALLAREHDSWRAATVLEPRGSDVLVGALLCEPVDPSACAGVIFFNNTGYLGMCGHGTIGLVVSLAHLGRIGPGTHKIETPVGTVEATLHDDRSVSVRNVPSYRYRKQVPVQVPGHGLVHGDIAWGGNWFFLIADHGLRVAGDNLDELTAYTVAVQKALEDQGIRGEDGGLIDHIELFADDPEADSRNYVLCPGKAYDRSPCGTGTSAKLACLAADGKLAAGQPWRQASVIGSQFEGRFEWVGEPAEGRIIPTIRGRANISAEATLLLEEDDPFAWGIRS
- a CDS encoding GntR family transcriptional regulator; this translates as MPLRNAPNLGIVPSASETIAKHLREAIISGQMAEHEPIRQDDIAQIFNVSKIPVREALKRLEAEGLVEFQRNKGALVTKISEPELAQMFEVRVVLEAQAIRLAVPNMTAETFARAERICAEFVGEDDVGRWAELNWELHACLYEPAQRPYLVGLIRSIHDKLERYLRMQMSLSSGKERADHEHHDILDACRAGDGELAARLLEEHINGVCRTLYEHLPNRPTPS
- the ppa gene encoding inorganic diphosphatase — translated: MSYSSIPAGKDLPNDIYVAIEIPANHAPIKYEIDKDTDCLFVDRFMATPMFYPANYGFIPNTLADDGDPLDVLVVTPYPVAPGSVIRARPVGVLNMSDEAGGDAKLIAVPHDKLTVLYKDVKEYTDLPALLLEQIKHFFENYKDLEKGKWVKVEGWGDAAQAHDYITKAVAAFQAK
- a CDS encoding transporter substrate-binding domain-containing protein, yielding MKFTRIALALTAVFLAGQAQADKLDDIIESGKLRCAVTLDFPPMGSRDAQNNPVGFDVDYCNDLAKVLGVTAEVVETPFPDRIPALVSGRADVIVASTSDTLERAKTVAMTIPYFAFQMVVLTREDTGITKYEDIKDRPVGNTSGTYEAIALEKDVKKWGGKGSFRAYQSQNDTILAVAQGHIDATVVTNTVAASTLKSGKYKGLKVVGNAPYVIDYVSLAAARNEYGLIHYLNLFVNQQVRTGRYAELYEKWVGGTPVDLTVPHVYY
- a CDS encoding (2Fe-2S)-binding protein, which translates into the protein MPDLTLDGRPLRVVAGTTVAAALAQGGDGSTRTSVSGQRRAPLCGMGVCQECRVTIDGQRRLACQTLCREGMQVETRP
- a CDS encoding NAD(P)/FAD-dependent oxidoreductase, whose translation is MSDADIIVIGAGIIGAACAHALARRGLDVLVLDARLPGATAVGMGHLLVLDDNAAELALSNYSLQRWREWGHDMPAECAYRSNGTMWLAANDEEMAEAERKFAVLREHGVAARLLNSAELQQEEPELRSDLHGGLEITADGILYAPRAAAWLLESALKPIRQRQAKVVEIDEPRVRLDDGQWLSAKAIVLANGIQATQLCADLPIEPKKGHLLITDRYPGKVRRTLVELGYVTSAHNASGPSVACNIQPRPTGQLFIGASRQFGTTDPQVEGWMLAKMLRRAVDYMPGLANLNVIRSWAGFRAASPDGMPLVGEHPQRPGLWLAVGHEGLGVTTAPGTADLLAAQLCNEPLPLPAEPYSPRRFLGANAHA